From one Tsukamurella tyrosinosolvens genomic stretch:
- a CDS encoding polyprenol monophosphomannose synthase has protein sequence MSETSAPSSKTLVIIPTYNELENLPLIVGRLHTAQPDVDVLVVDDNSPDGTGDLADTMAAEDPRIHVLHRAEKNGLGGAYIAGFKWALERDYRVVVEMDADGSHAPEQLERHLAAIDAGADLVIGSRYVFGGKTVNWPLSRQLISRGGNVYSQIMLGTRIRDITGGYKAFRRETLEGLGLDEVESLGYSFQIDLTWRAVQAGFTVVEVPITFTERVIGDSKMSGSIFKEAATLVPKWGFQARKRKLQKLRGK, from the coding sequence ATGAGTGAGACGTCAGCGCCGTCGTCGAAGACGCTGGTGATCATCCCCACGTACAACGAGCTGGAGAACCTGCCGCTCATCGTGGGCCGGCTGCACACCGCGCAGCCCGATGTCGACGTGCTCGTGGTCGACGACAACAGCCCCGACGGCACCGGCGACCTCGCCGACACGATGGCCGCCGAGGATCCGCGGATCCACGTGCTCCACCGGGCCGAGAAGAACGGCCTCGGCGGCGCCTACATCGCGGGCTTCAAGTGGGCCCTCGAGCGCGACTACCGCGTGGTCGTGGAGATGGACGCCGACGGCTCGCACGCCCCGGAGCAGCTGGAGCGCCACCTCGCAGCGATCGACGCGGGCGCCGACCTGGTGATCGGTTCGCGCTACGTCTTCGGCGGCAAGACGGTGAACTGGCCGCTGTCGCGCCAGCTCATCTCGCGCGGCGGCAACGTCTACAGCCAGATCATGCTCGGCACCCGCATCCGTGACATCACGGGCGGTTACAAGGCCTTCCGGCGCGAGACCCTCGAGGGCCTCGGCCTCGACGAGGTGGAGTCGCTCGGCTACAGCTTCCAGATCGACCTGACCTGGCGCGCCGTCCAAGCGGGGTTCACGGTGGTCGAGGTGCCCATCACCTTCACCGAGCGCGTGATCGGCGATTCCAAGATGAGCGGCTCCATCTTCAAGGAGGCGGCCACCCTCGTGCCGAAGTGGGGCTTCCAGGCCCGCAAGCGCAAGCTGCAGAAGCTGCGCGGCAAGTAG
- a CDS encoding RNA polymerase-binding protein RbpA, whose translation MADRVLRGSRLGAVSYETDRDHDLAPRRVARYRTDNGEEFDVPFADDAEIPGTWLCKNGLEGTLIDGVAPEEKKAKPPRTHWDMLLERRSEGELEELLKERLDLLKARRGK comes from the coding sequence ATGGCAGATCGAGTTCTACGGGGCAGCCGCCTGGGCGCGGTGAGCTATGAGACGGATCGGGACCACGACCTCGCTCCGCGCCGGGTGGCGCGGTACCGCACGGACAACGGTGAGGAGTTCGACGTCCCGTTCGCGGACGACGCCGAGATCCCCGGCACCTGGCTGTGCAAGAACGGGCTCGAGGGCACCCTGATCGACGGGGTCGCACCCGAGGAGAAGAAGGCGAAGCCGCCGCGCACGCACTGGGACATGCTCCTGGAGCGGCGGTCCGAGGGCGAGCTCGAAGAGCTCCTCAAGGAGCGGCTGGACCTGCTCAAGGCGCGGCGCGGTAAGTAG
- a CDS encoding CPBP family intramembrane glutamic endopeptidase — translation MTRRRRAGRGAPALAAGAAVAWSNAVLPRLADRFGWHRDARSAATLAFCAADAALARTRVPTAAGVAAGGALTAAGLALVRPVRREAPSNRAKWVLVDIPLGTALPEELLFRGALTPSLEAAYGRRVGAVAGPLAFGLWHVGAARSAHDPVFPTIGVTAGFGALMDALARRTGRWWPCFLVHWMLNGTGVILSSGSGISSPDALDP, via the coding sequence GTGACGCGCCGGCGCCGGGCCGGACGCGGCGCCCCCGCGCTCGCGGCCGGGGCCGCGGTGGCGTGGTCCAACGCGGTGCTGCCGCGGCTCGCGGATCGGTTCGGCTGGCACCGGGACGCCCGCTCAGCGGCGACGCTGGCCTTCTGCGCCGCCGACGCCGCGCTCGCCCGCACCCGCGTGCCGACCGCGGCCGGCGTCGCCGCCGGGGGAGCGCTCACGGCGGCCGGCCTGGCCCTCGTGCGCCCGGTGCGGCGGGAGGCACCGTCGAACCGGGCGAAGTGGGTACTCGTGGACATCCCGCTCGGCACCGCGCTGCCGGAGGAACTGCTCTTCCGCGGCGCTCTCACCCCGTCGCTGGAGGCGGCGTACGGGCGGCGGGTCGGTGCGGTGGCGGGCCCGCTGGCGTTCGGACTGTGGCACGTCGGTGCCGCCCGGAGCGCTCACGACCCCGTATTTCCGACAATCGGCGTCACCGCCGGGTTCGGCGCGCTGATGGACGCCCTAGCGCGGCGAACCGGCAGGTGGTGGCCCTGTTTCCTGGTCCACTGGATGCTTAACGGGACCGGTGTGATCCTCAGCTCAGGTTCAGGGATTTCTTCACCTGACGCCCTTGACCCGTAG
- a CDS encoding L,D-transpeptidase: MTDRNLGPTGVNRRGFARLGAGAAAAIVAATASAAVAGAAPTTPSRPTTPRPTGPSTPGGATETSETVVSSPEPPVATKTGWVALADDNTKQITVWHNGEVVKTMPTSFGTNKHPTPNGTYYTMEKKRDMYMDSSTYGVPVDSPEGYRTYVEYATRMSWSGIFVHAAPWSVNQQGVSNVSHGCLNVSTANGKYFYDNFPIGSPIVVRNTVGGTYVQGS, encoded by the coding sequence ATGACTGACCGGAACCTCGGTCCCACCGGCGTCAACCGCCGCGGCTTCGCGCGCCTCGGCGCGGGCGCGGCAGCGGCGATCGTCGCGGCCACGGCCTCCGCGGCCGTCGCGGGCGCAGCGCCCACGACCCCGTCGCGTCCGACCACGCCCCGCCCGACGGGTCCGTCGACGCCGGGCGGCGCCACCGAGACGAGCGAGACCGTCGTCTCCTCGCCCGAGCCTCCCGTCGCCACCAAGACCGGCTGGGTCGCGCTCGCGGACGACAACACCAAGCAGATCACCGTCTGGCACAACGGCGAGGTCGTCAAGACGATGCCGACGTCCTTCGGCACCAACAAGCACCCGACGCCGAACGGCACGTACTACACCATGGAGAAGAAGCGCGACATGTACATGGATTCGTCCACGTACGGCGTCCCGGTCGACTCCCCGGAGGGCTACCGCACGTACGTCGAGTACGCCACGCGCATGTCCTGGAGCGGCATCTTCGTGCACGCCGCCCCGTGGTCGGTGAACCAGCAGGGCGTCTCCAACGTGAGCCACGGCTGCCTCAACGTGAGCACCGCCAACGGCAAGTACTTCTACGACAACTTCCCGATCGGCTCGCCGATCGTGGTGCGCAACACCGTCGGCGGGACCTACGTCCAGGGTTCCTGA